A window of Mucilaginibacter paludis DSM 18603 contains these coding sequences:
- a CDS encoding acyltransferase family protein gives MSVNTNQIKRNNSIDYLRGLAACGIVCYHMYLFNFGEADSSSILAKVKIYGVAIFYVISGLTLSIVYLGKLEFTKSSIGEFYFKRAVRVIPLLWLATILQILIESNRGWPPVKKLLSNVTVFYGSFKPSTFIVGGAWSIGNEILFYLLFPLLVWLIVKNVRFFYVAILFISLPFFYYTFKGLNPTETLGHQWDKYANSFDQFIFFAIGILFGTFAPKLVKLKSYLPLFIIAFVLLFAYFPVSGEPIHLVVGYTRIVLSLLTIIVCYLFYNCDFGFLPGFMKAILNFLAECSYSIYLLHQVIFAALLRFVHTTAPVLILLTVSLTLVLSYISYNYFELYFMNWGKRYVQNKRAEKTLLPVS, from the coding sequence ATGTCTGTAAATACCAATCAAATAAAACGAAACAACTCTATAGACTATTTAAGAGGCTTGGCGGCATGTGGCATTGTGTGTTACCATATGTATCTATTTAATTTTGGCGAAGCGGATTCATCATCCATCCTGGCAAAGGTAAAAATATATGGTGTTGCCATATTTTATGTTATCAGCGGGCTAACATTGAGTATTGTTTACCTTGGCAAACTTGAGTTTACCAAATCGAGTATCGGCGAATTTTATTTTAAAAGGGCTGTAAGGGTTATACCTTTGTTATGGCTGGCCACTATTCTGCAAATCCTGATAGAATCAAACCGGGGATGGCCGCCCGTTAAAAAACTACTTAGCAACGTTACAGTATTTTATGGATCTTTTAAACCCAGCACTTTTATTGTTGGCGGGGCATGGTCTATCGGTAACGAAATACTTTTTTATCTTTTATTCCCCCTCCTGGTATGGCTCATTGTTAAAAACGTCAGGTTTTTTTACGTGGCTATCCTTTTTATTTCGTTACCGTTTTTTTACTATACGTTTAAAGGGCTCAACCCAACCGAAACACTTGGTCATCAATGGGATAAATATGCAAACTCGTTTGATCAGTTTATATTTTTCGCTATCGGCATCCTGTTCGGCACCTTTGCCCCCAAACTTGTAAAATTAAAGAGCTACCTCCCCTTATTTATTATTGCATTTGTGCTGCTATTTGCTTATTTCCCCGTAAGCGGCGAACCTATCCACCTGGTGGTTGGTTACACACGTATTGTACTAAGCTTGCTCACCATTATAGTATGCTACCTGTTTTACAATTGCGATTTTGGATTTTTACCCGGATTTATGAAGGCGATATTGAATTTTCTGGCCGAATGCAGCTACTCGATCTATCTGCTGCACCAGGTAATTTTTGCGGCGCTGTTAAGGTTTGTACATACCACTGCACCCGTATTGATATTATTAACCGTGAGCCTTACCTTGGTATTAAGCTATATCAGCTATAACTATTTCGAACTGTATTTTATGAATTGGGGCAAACGTTATGTGCAAAATAAACGCGCGGAGAAAACATTGCTGCCCGTTTCGTAA
- a CDS encoding alpha-amylase family protein, which produces MKKFLSVLLFIVLAGAAIKTLTGCISSPSHTTVDQAGKYPVKPNAIKNMFGINCYEWNFLNNPFNINDVSHIYDPKMDVIKSFTGVRHYMDWSKIEATQGNYTFNPTHDGGWNFDAIYEGCKKNGIEVLVCLKTCPQWLVNTYPPGERDNENVPAPYSLSHSDPASYILQAKAGFQFAARYGYNKKVDPALVKVDSKPRWTGDQVNQPQIGMGLVKYIECDNERDKWWKGKRAQQNGSEYAANLSAFYDGDKGKLGKGVGVKNADPNMQVVMTGLASANVQFVKDMVEWCKKNRGYKPDGSIDLCFDVINYHFAPNDHKEHANGQATRGIAPELSEAGETADGFVSLSNSLKQHPPVWITETCYDINPGSPQRAIAIGNERTAVETQGDWLLRAALLYNRHGIKRAFYYQLFDDNGSAVQYSTSGLADGKTLERRPAADYALQVTKLMGNYEYKATISQDPLVDVYQLGDKKMFVLMIPDEKGRTGHFMLDLGKAKTALVHNLQIGKSTMGSTPEATTNGKFDMYVTETPIFVEVQ; this is translated from the coding sequence ATGAAGAAATTTTTATCAGTCCTTTTATTTATAGTTTTAGCTGGTGCTGCTATAAAAACCTTAACTGGTTGTATCTCATCACCCAGTCATACTACTGTTGATCAAGCGGGCAAGTACCCTGTAAAACCCAATGCCATCAAAAATATGTTTGGCATTAACTGTTACGAATGGAACTTTTTGAATAATCCATTTAACATCAACGATGTAAGCCATATTTACGACCCCAAAATGGATGTGATTAAAAGCTTTACAGGTGTACGGCATTATATGGACTGGAGTAAAATAGAGGCTACACAGGGGAATTATACTTTTAACCCGACGCACGACGGCGGCTGGAACTTTGACGCTATTTATGAAGGGTGTAAAAAAAACGGGATTGAGGTTCTGGTATGCCTTAAAACCTGCCCGCAATGGCTGGTAAACACCTATCCGCCCGGCGAGCGCGATAACGAAAACGTTCCGGCTCCATATAGCCTTAGCCACTCGGATCCGGCATCGTACATTTTACAGGCCAAAGCAGGTTTCCAGTTTGCGGCAAGGTACGGCTACAATAAAAAGGTAGACCCCGCTTTGGTTAAAGTGGACAGCAAACCACGCTGGACCGGCGACCAGGTAAATCAACCCCAAATTGGCATGGGCCTGGTTAAATATATTGAGTGTGATAACGAACGCGATAAATGGTGGAAGGGTAAAAGGGCGCAACAAAACGGAAGCGAATACGCAGCCAACCTATCGGCTTTTTACGACGGTGATAAAGGTAAATTAGGCAAAGGTGTGGGTGTAAAAAATGCCGACCCCAATATGCAGGTGGTGATGACAGGCCTGGCATCAGCCAACGTTCAGTTTGTGAAAGATATGGTTGAGTGGTGCAAAAAAAACCGGGGTTATAAACCTGATGGCAGCATCGATCTTTGTTTTGATGTGATTAACTATCACTTTGCCCCTAACGACCATAAGGAACATGCAAATGGCCAGGCCACCCGGGGCATAGCGCCTGAATTAAGCGAAGCCGGCGAAACAGCCGATGGTTTTGTTAGCCTATCTAATAGCCTGAAACAACACCCACCGGTGTGGATAACCGAAACCTGTTACGACATTAACCCCGGCAGTCCGCAAAGGGCCATAGCTATAGGCAACGAAAGAACAGCTGTTGAAACACAAGGCGACTGGCTGTTGCGCGCGGCGTTGTTATACAACCGCCACGGCATTAAGAGGGCTTTTTATTATCAATTATTTGATGACAACGGCAGCGCTGTTCAATACAGTACTTCAGGATTGGCTGATGGTAAAACCCTGGAGCGCCGCCCCGCTGCCGACTATGCTTTACAAGTTACTAAACTGATGGGCAACTATGAATATAAAGCCACCATTAGCCAGGATCCTTTAGTGGATGTATACCAATTGGGCGATAAAAAAATGTTTGTGTTGATGATACCTGACGAAAAAGGAAGAACCGGCCATTTTATGCTCGATTTAGGCAAGGCTAAAACAGCTCTGGTTCATAACCTGCAAATAGGTAAGAGTACAATGGGATCAACCCCGGAAGCAACCACAAACGGCAAATTTGATATGTATGTTACCGAAACGCCGATATTTGTGGAGGTACAGTAG
- a CDS encoding Pls/PosA family non-ribosomal peptide synthetase: protein MSTISIVKGAERPDLIKEETLAVLFRESAQKFADKTALIFENQTLTYAELNHWSDAVAVQLANQGIKRGNNIGIWWKRGLELHVAILGIIKAGAAYVPIDRDMPAERVETVLFEVGADACFSMEPLNVECPILTIAARPALNEIFKLPEGPQPDDCAYVLYTSGSTGKPKGIPIGHRQICQLVRAEQTVLHIEPTDKVYQGFSVSFDMWCEETWVSYFAGATIWVADNTTSKAIDELGDVLRDQKITILHAVPSLLAVMEDNNPELRLINAGGEACTPQVLARWAKPNRKFFNSYGPTETTVSATFAALKFGDLITIGDPLPNYNLAVVDEQLNPLPRGERGELVISGPGLSKGYVKLPQLTQEKFIAKPAALVDLPGDRIYRTGDAAIINEDSTIDIQGRFDDQIKLRGFRIELGEIEVKLNGLAGVISAAVAVKKDSNDQDQLVGYVVTEDNTCIEESLLRSELAKVLPSYMVPGTIMALPEMPRMPSGKINRKALPVPDILTAQLADGLVETLDLNAPVRDRFLAILNKIFPNKTIDLSMDFFTDLGGHSLLAAALVSRLRRDAALPQASLKDIYLHRPLSKLVETWETEVKTEKKERTYHQASALKHFLCGVAQTISLGIIYGLFSVEIFAPYLGYYYVEQETGNIGYAVLMAIGLFCIIPPLFTALTIASKWLMLGKMKEGDYPLWGSYYFRWWFVKTMQRLVPVQFLNGTPLYPKFLRLLGVTVAADAQLSSLTIGAEDLVTIGSDVSISSQVVLNNAFVEDGMLKLRSIHIGDHAYIGSSAVISGGAVMEEWSELQDLSHLPAGKTIKPGEVWHGSPAQFKEKKDIADLPQPLPVSASTRRKYAFIFMLVVFAFPFIILLPLIPTIIAVNKLDNAAPDYDFTYLWLVPVFAAVYIVLFAAETILLTRILQHDIKPGKYPIYSLFYVRKWMADQLMSLCLIVLHPIFASVYVSTFFRLLGAKIGKNTEVSTASSVTHPLLEIGDEAFIADAVTLGEADVRGQQLILEKTIINSSSFVGNSALIPQGYELPGNMLVGVLSTPPSAQQLADETARDWFGSPAIAMPRRQESNPYPSELTTHPKKRRRLARGTVEFIRIILPESAIICFTVLFIAYAHDLVVDEPLWKIVVLFPVYYLCYMGIPAFLLTLILKWVFIGKYTARQKPMWTWLVWRSEAITSTYEALAVPFLLEFLKGTPLLPFFLRLMGVKIGKRAWLNTTDFTEHDMITLGDDVALNDDCGPQTHLFEDRVMKIGPVKIGSRSSIGVRSIILYDSDIASDCNIDALSLVMKGETLSPSTDWIGSPVKPA, encoded by the coding sequence ATGAGCACTATTAGTATCGTCAAAGGTGCTGAGCGTCCAGATTTAATCAAAGAAGAAACACTTGCTGTTTTATTCAGAGAATCGGCGCAGAAGTTTGCGGATAAAACCGCATTGATCTTTGAAAATCAAACATTAACCTACGCAGAACTTAACCACTGGAGTGATGCTGTTGCTGTACAATTAGCAAACCAGGGCATCAAACGTGGCAATAACATAGGCATATGGTGGAAACGTGGGCTCGAGCTTCACGTAGCCATTTTAGGGATTATTAAAGCGGGGGCAGCCTACGTGCCTATAGACCGGGATATGCCTGCAGAGCGCGTAGAAACCGTTTTGTTTGAGGTAGGAGCGGATGCTTGCTTTAGTATGGAGCCCCTTAATGTGGAGTGTCCCATATTGACCATTGCCGCCAGGCCAGCCCTTAACGAAATATTTAAATTGCCCGAGGGGCCGCAGCCCGATGACTGCGCGTATGTATTATACACATCCGGAAGTACCGGTAAGCCCAAGGGTATCCCCATAGGGCACCGGCAAATATGCCAATTGGTGCGTGCCGAGCAAACTGTATTGCATATTGAGCCTACCGATAAGGTTTACCAGGGCTTTTCGGTATCTTTTGATATGTGGTGCGAGGAAACCTGGGTAAGCTACTTTGCCGGGGCTACCATTTGGGTGGCAGATAATACCACATCAAAAGCAATTGATGAGCTTGGTGATGTATTACGCGATCAGAAGATAACTATTTTACATGCCGTGCCGAGTTTGCTGGCCGTAATGGAAGATAATAACCCCGAGTTGCGTTTGATAAACGCCGGGGGTGAGGCCTGCACACCGCAGGTACTCGCCCGGTGGGCCAAACCAAACCGGAAGTTTTTTAATAGCTACGGCCCTACCGAAACCACGGTTAGCGCCACATTTGCTGCGCTAAAGTTTGGCGATTTGATTACCATCGGCGATCCTTTGCCTAACTATAACCTGGCTGTGGTTGATGAGCAGTTAAACCCTTTACCACGCGGGGAACGTGGTGAACTGGTGATAAGCGGCCCGGGTTTATCAAAGGGATATGTCAAATTGCCGCAACTTACCCAGGAGAAATTTATAGCCAAACCTGCCGCTTTAGTTGATTTGCCGGGCGACAGGATATACCGAACCGGTGACGCTGCTATTATTAACGAGGATAGCACTATTGATATACAGGGGCGTTTTGATGATCAGATTAAACTACGGGGCTTTCGCATCGAATTAGGCGAAATTGAAGTTAAGCTGAACGGCCTGGCTGGCGTTATATCCGCCGCAGTGGCGGTTAAAAAGGATAGTAATGATCAGGACCAGCTGGTAGGATATGTGGTAACGGAGGATAATACCTGTATCGAGGAAAGCCTGCTTCGTTCGGAGTTGGCTAAAGTACTGCCATCGTACATGGTGCCCGGCACTATTATGGCCCTGCCCGAGATGCCGCGTATGCCAAGTGGTAAAATTAACCGCAAAGCATTGCCGGTTCCGGATATTTTAACCGCCCAACTGGCGGATGGACTGGTGGAAACGCTTGATCTGAATGCTCCTGTGAGAGACCGCTTTCTGGCCATACTAAACAAAATTTTCCCTAATAAAACCATCGACCTGTCGATGGACTTTTTTACCGATCTGGGTGGGCACTCTTTATTAGCCGCCGCCCTGGTTTCCCGTTTAAGGCGAGACGCGGCATTGCCGCAGGCATCGTTAAAGGATATTTATCTGCACCGCCCATTAAGTAAATTGGTTGAAACCTGGGAAACGGAAGTTAAAACAGAGAAAAAGGAACGTACGTATCACCAGGCGTCGGCCTTGAAGCATTTTTTATGCGGCGTGGCCCAAACCATCTCATTAGGTATTATTTACGGCTTGTTCTCGGTAGAGATATTTGCCCCCTACCTCGGGTATTATTATGTAGAACAGGAAACAGGTAATATCGGTTATGCCGTTTTAATGGCTATTGGCCTGTTCTGCATTATTCCGCCGTTGTTTACCGCGTTAACCATTGCAAGCAAGTGGTTAATGCTGGGCAAAATGAAAGAAGGTGATTATCCCTTGTGGGGAAGTTATTACTTCCGCTGGTGGTTTGTTAAAACCATGCAACGCCTGGTGCCGGTACAGTTTTTAAATGGTACGCCGCTATATCCTAAATTTTTGCGACTGCTGGGGGTAACTGTGGCGGCTGATGCGCAATTGAGCTCCTTAACTATTGGCGCCGAAGATTTGGTGACGATAGGCAGCGATGTAAGCATCAGCTCGCAAGTAGTGCTGAATAACGCTTTTGTAGAAGATGGCATGCTAAAGCTTAGATCAATCCACATCGGCGATCATGCCTATATCGGCAGCAGTGCGGTTATATCAGGCGGTGCCGTTATGGAGGAGTGGAGCGAATTACAGGATTTGAGCCACCTGCCTGCCGGTAAAACCATTAAGCCGGGCGAAGTATGGCATGGCAGCCCGGCTCAGTTCAAGGAAAAGAAGGATATAGCCGATCTGCCTCAACCATTGCCTGTATCAGCCTCAACCCGCCGTAAGTACGCATTTATCTTTATGCTTGTGGTATTTGCTTTCCCTTTCATTATTTTATTGCCGCTTATACCAACTATTATAGCGGTTAATAAACTGGATAATGCCGCGCCCGATTATGATTTTACCTATTTGTGGTTAGTGCCCGTGTTTGCAGCGGTATACATCGTATTATTTGCCGCTGAAACCATACTCCTAACCCGGATTTTGCAACACGATATAAAGCCGGGCAAGTACCCCATCTACAGCCTGTTTTATGTACGCAAATGGATGGCAGATCAGTTGATGTCGTTATGCCTAATTGTATTGCATCCAATTTTTGCCAGTGTGTATGTATCCACCTTTTTTAGATTGCTGGGTGCTAAAATAGGGAAGAACACAGAGGTATCCACCGCCAGCAGTGTTACACACCCGCTACTGGAAATTGGCGACGAAGCCTTTATAGCCGATGCTGTTACACTGGGCGAAGCCGATGTGCGCGGGCAGCAATTGATATTGGAAAAAACGATTATCAATAGCAGTAGCTTTGTGGGCAATAGTGCGCTTATCCCGCAAGGGTACGAGTTGCCCGGCAATATGCTGGTAGGTGTTTTATCTACCCCGCCAAGTGCGCAGCAACTGGCAGACGAAACTGCCCGGGATTGGTTTGGATCGCCGGCTATAGCTATGCCACGAAGGCAGGAGAGTAATCCTTATCCAAGTGAATTGACTACCCATCCTAAAAAACGGAGGAGGCTTGCCCGCGGCACCGTGGAATTTATCCGCATTATACTGCCCGAAAGCGCCATTATTTGCTTTACGGTATTATTTATAGCCTATGCTCACGATTTGGTGGTTGACGAGCCTTTATGGAAGATAGTTGTGCTTTTCCCGGTTTATTACTTGTGTTACATGGGTATACCGGCATTTTTACTCACCTTGATTTTGAAGTGGGTTTTTATAGGTAAATATACTGCACGCCAAAAGCCTATGTGGACCTGGCTGGTTTGGCGCAGCGAAGCCATAACATCAACATACGAAGCGCTGGCGGTTCCGTTTCTGTTAGAGTTTTTAAAGGGCACTCCTTTACTTCCCTTCTTTTTGCGCTTAATGGGTGTAAAAATTGGAAAAAGAGCATGGCTTAACACAACCGATTTTACCGAGCACGATATGATAACCCTCGGTGATGATGTTGCTTTAAACGACGATTGCGGACCCCAAACCCACTTGTTTGAAGACAGGGTAATGAAGATAGGCCCGGTTAAAATAGGATCGCGCAGCAGCATAGGCGTACGCTCAATTATTTTATACGATAGCGATATTGCCAGCGATTGTAATATTGATGCCTTATCGTTAGTAATGAAAGGCGAGACACTTTCGCCTTCCACAGATTGGATTGGGAGCCCTGTAAAACCGGCTTAA
- a CDS encoding PAS domain-containing sensor histidine kinase, translated as MDNDINKFILDDAEVGFWDHDIQNDTGYLSDAYKIMFGYEPHELGNSALVWQQIVHPEDKQAILDNLNAHIDSLGKQAYQGEARYIHKNGSTVWVKYAGRVTDWDEKGRPVRMVGSNIDITKQKLAELELVQTQNLLHETSRMAGIGSWELNLINKKLTWSKGVREIFEVSDDFEPQFNLQPDDGFAFFNGEATNLKLVNALRNAITNGVPYDVELKVTTAKGKDVWTRAIGYPDFRNGRCERVYGILQNIDNQVKIKEELQISEDRFRGAFEYSPIGMALVSLTGKWLKVNKNISELLGYTPDELVLKTFQEITHPDDVDRDLELLNLLLADEIESYHLEKRYFHKSGDTVWALLNVSLVKDMVGKPLYFVSQIIDITERKYTELALKDSEAKYRKIFENVQDVFYQTDFRGIITEVSPSIEKYSGYKREEVVGRSVGDFYQHHDDYVELLAGVMIHGRVTDFNALLKTSDKPMHISINAQVIRNADGAVEGFEGSMRNVNERKKAEEALVERDALFTKLSNEVPGGIYQFRFFPDGHSCFPFSSKGMADLFEIDLEAAKSDGWVVFEQLLPEDRKELMESIAQSFHHLTKWEHEARINTPSKGVRWIKGMARPELLSDSSVIWHGYITDVTEQKVKEQQLRETFDLVSEQNNRLINFAYIISHNLRTHSGNFEMLVNLIFDAENESEQNELLQHLKKVSLQLSETIMHLNDVVSIQTSINHQRRKINLFNYIEKTRDVLAVNQGHKNVELNNRVSPLLEIDYNPAYIESILFNFLSNGIKYKHPQRKAVIEIKAYREGTHVVLEISDNGLGIDLEKNGDKLFGMYRTFHDNADSKGIGLFITKNQVEAMGGKIDVSSEVNVGTTFKVYLS; from the coding sequence ATGGATAACGATATTAATAAATTCATTCTCGATGACGCTGAAGTGGGGTTTTGGGATCATGATATTCAGAACGATACCGGTTATTTGAGTGATGCGTACAAAATAATGTTTGGATATGAGCCGCACGAACTCGGCAATTCAGCCCTGGTATGGCAACAAATTGTACATCCGGAAGACAAGCAAGCTATCTTAGATAATTTAAATGCCCATATTGATAGCCTTGGTAAACAGGCCTATCAGGGCGAAGCGAGGTATATACATAAAAATGGTTCGACGGTGTGGGTGAAATATGCCGGGCGTGTAACAGATTGGGATGAGAAGGGTCGTCCGGTAAGGATGGTTGGGAGTAATATTGACATTACAAAACAAAAGCTTGCCGAACTTGAATTAGTGCAAACTCAAAACTTGCTTCACGAAACCAGCCGTATGGCCGGTATTGGCAGCTGGGAGTTAAATCTGATTAACAAAAAGCTTACCTGGTCAAAAGGGGTAAGAGAAATATTTGAGGTGTCTGATGATTTTGAACCCCAGTTTAACCTGCAGCCAGATGACGGATTTGCATTCTTCAATGGAGAGGCAACCAATCTCAAGTTAGTGAACGCCTTGCGCAATGCTATAACTAATGGCGTACCCTATGATGTGGAATTAAAGGTAACTACCGCTAAAGGCAAAGATGTATGGACACGAGCCATCGGTTATCCTGATTTCAGGAACGGCAGATGTGAAAGGGTATATGGTATACTTCAAAATATTGATAACCAGGTTAAAATAAAGGAGGAGCTACAAATAAGCGAAGATCGTTTCAGGGGCGCATTTGAATACTCGCCTATCGGCATGGCGCTGGTATCGTTAACCGGCAAGTGGCTAAAGGTGAATAAAAATATTAGCGAATTACTGGGTTATACCCCGGATGAATTGGTGTTGAAAACATTCCAGGAGATAACCCACCCGGATGATGTTGACCGGGATCTGGAGTTGCTTAACCTGTTATTGGCAGACGAGATTGAGAGTTACCATCTGGAGAAAAGATATTTTCATAAGTCAGGAGATACCGTTTGGGCCCTGCTTAATGTATCGCTGGTAAAGGATATGGTTGGAAAGCCACTTTATTTTGTGTCGCAAATAATAGATATTACCGAGCGCAAGTATACAGAGCTGGCTTTAAAAGACAGTGAAGCGAAATACCGTAAAATTTTTGAAAACGTGCAGGACGTTTTTTATCAAACCGATTTTAGAGGTATTATTACCGAGGTTAGCCCCTCAATTGAAAAATATTCGGGCTATAAAAGAGAGGAAGTTGTTGGCCGCTCGGTAGGCGATTTTTACCAGCATCACGACGATTATGTGGAGTTGCTTGCCGGGGTAATGATCCATGGCAGGGTTACTGATTTTAACGCCCTTTTAAAAACTTCTGATAAGCCCATGCATATCTCAATCAATGCTCAGGTTATACGAAATGCAGATGGCGCAGTTGAGGGGTTTGAGGGCAGCATGCGGAATGTTAATGAGCGTAAAAAGGCCGAAGAGGCGCTGGTAGAAAGGGACGCATTGTTTACCAAATTATCCAATGAGGTACCCGGGGGCATTTATCAGTTCAGGTTTTTTCCGGATGGACATTCTTGTTTTCCATTTTCAAGTAAAGGCATGGCCGACTTATTTGAGATTGATCTGGAAGCGGCTAAAAGCGATGGTTGGGTGGTTTTTGAGCAATTGCTTCCCGAAGATCGGAAAGAGTTAATGGAATCGATTGCGCAATCATTTCATCATCTAACTAAATGGGAGCACGAGGCCCGCATCAACACGCCCTCAAAAGGTGTCCGTTGGATTAAAGGTATGGCGCGCCCGGAGTTGTTAAGCGATAGTAGCGTAATATGGCATGGCTATATTACCGATGTTACCGAACAGAAAGTAAAAGAACAGCAATTACGGGAAACTTTTGACTTAGTATCAGAACAAAACAACAGGCTAATCAATTTCGCTTATATCATATCACATAACCTGCGTACCCACTCCGGTAATTTTGAAATGCTGGTTAATTTGATATTTGATGCCGAAAACGAGTCGGAGCAAAACGAATTGCTTCAACATCTTAAAAAGGTATCACTACAGCTTAGCGAAACCATTATGCATTTAAACGATGTAGTATCTATACAAACCAGCATTAACCATCAGCGCAGGAAAATTAATTTGTTTAATTATATAGAAAAAACGCGCGATGTGTTGGCCGTTAATCAGGGTCATAAAAATGTCGAACTTAACAACCGTGTTTCTCCGCTGTTAGAAATCGACTATAATCCGGCTTATATTGAGAGCATCTTGTTTAACTTTTTATCTAATGGTATTAAATACAAACACCCTCAACGCAAAGCGGTCATAGAAATTAAAGCCTATCGCGAAGGAACGCATGTTGTTTTAGAGATAAGCGATAATGGACTGGGTATTGATTTGGAAAAAAATGGGGATAAATTATTTGGCATGTATCGCACGTTTCATGATAATGCGGATTCAAAGGGGATAGGCTTGTTTATTACGAAAAACCAGGTTGAGGCCATGGGTGGTAAAATTGATGTTAGTAGCGAGGTTAATGTTGGTACCACATTTAAGGTATACCTCAGTTAA
- a CDS encoding response regulator gives MKTQILIVDDDLSILKLLNFILSKDYDLVVKNSGLEALSWLEEGNDPGLVISDLQMPYIDGLTFVRNLKISGFYKDTPIIVLSGADNLNELVAEMPFTINAHLKKPFNPAALKTAITQVLNIYDSTEYTN, from the coding sequence ATGAAAACACAAATACTTATTGTTGATGATGATTTGAGTATTTTAAAGCTTTTAAACTTTATTTTATCGAAAGATTACGACTTAGTTGTGAAGAACAGCGGTTTAGAAGCTTTAAGCTGGCTGGAAGAGGGAAACGATCCAGGGCTGGTTATATCAGATTTGCAGATGCCTTATATTGATGGTCTTACTTTTGTTCGTAATTTAAAAATAAGTGGTTTTTATAAAGACACACCCATTATTGTACTATCGGGCGCTGATAACCTGAACGAATTGGTTGCAGAAATGCCTTTTACAATAAATGCGCACCTGAAAAAGCCATTTAACCCAGCCGCTTTAAAAACAGCCATAACACAGGTATTAAATATATATGACTCCACAGAATACACCAACTAA
- a CDS encoding sugar transferase, translated as MTPQNTPTNWENSNQAQNKVAYVSSTAEDRLVDQLRQHFFIKHLVTYSAFEDYLAEQSILTLPDILLMEIDEDEYCFTLVEKIKKNPMLHGLLIVLLAKTPNKHWKAKAMKLKVNDLYTYPLPVDYLRERLNFLIKFKLIRPKLSELLNQVDVEYKMPLSKRLFDIVSSGIALILASPIMLLVAIMVKLESKGPIIYKSKRVGTGYLVFDFYKFRSMRTDADQTLAQLSSLNQYSAEEEGSTKAAFVKIKNDPRVTKVGNFIRNTSLDELPQLFNILKGDMSLVGNRPLPLYEAEMLTSNEWSMRFLGPAGLTGLWQVSKRGKEDMSERERKKLDNFYAQNYSFWLDLKILLGTFPALFQKEKV; from the coding sequence ATGACTCCACAGAATACACCAACTAATTGGGAAAATTCTAATCAGGCGCAAAATAAAGTTGCCTATGTTAGCTCAACTGCCGAGGACAGGCTGGTTGACCAACTACGTCAGCATTTTTTTATTAAGCACCTGGTTACCTACAGCGCCTTTGAAGACTACTTGGCAGAGCAGTCCATATTAACGCTCCCCGATATTTTATTAATGGAGATAGATGAGGACGAATATTGTTTTACCCTGGTTGAAAAGATCAAAAAAAATCCGATGCTCCACGGCTTGTTGATTGTACTACTTGCCAAAACTCCAAACAAACACTGGAAAGCAAAGGCGATGAAACTCAAGGTAAATGATTTATATACCTACCCGCTGCCCGTTGATTATTTGCGCGAACGTCTGAATTTTTTAATTAAATTTAAACTGATCAGGCCCAAGCTGTCCGAATTGCTAAACCAGGTTGATGTTGAATATAAGATGCCGTTGAGCAAACGTTTGTTTGATATTGTATCATCGGGCATAGCTCTTATTTTAGCATCGCCTATTATGCTATTGGTTGCCATTATGGTTAAACTGGAATCAAAAGGCCCCATCATCTACAAAAGCAAACGTGTAGGAACGGGGTATCTGGTATTTGATTTTTACAAATTCAGATCCATGCGCACCGATGCCGATCAAACCCTGGCCCAGCTATCAAGCCTTAACCAGTACAGCGCCGAAGAGGAAGGAAGTACCAAAGCTGCCTTTGTCAAAATAAAGAACGACCCACGCGTTACTAAGGTTGGTAATTTTATACGTAACACCAGTCTTGACGAGCTTCCCCAATTATTCAATATTTTAAAAGGTGATATGTCGTTAGTTGGAAACCGCCCGTTGCCTTTATACGAAGCAGAGATGCTGACATCCAACGAATGGTCAATGCGTTTTCTGGGTCCTGCCGGACTAACCGGCTTGTGGCAGGTAAGTAAACGCGGAAAAGAAGACATGTCTGAGCGGGAAAGGAAAAAATTAGACAACTTTTATGCTCAAAATTATTCTTTCTGGCTCGACTTAAAGATTCTTTTAGGAACATTTCCGGCATTGTTCCAAAAAGAAAAAGTTTAA